The following proteins are co-located in the Pan troglodytes isolate AG18354 chromosome 5, NHGRI_mPanTro3-v2.0_pri, whole genome shotgun sequence genome:
- the MOCS1 gene encoding molybdenum cofactor biosynthesis protein 1 isoform X3 encodes MPEEGVPLTPKANLLTTEEILTLARLFVKEGVDKIRLTGGEPLIRPDVVDIVAQLQRLEGLRTIGVTTNGINLARLLPQLQKAGLSAINISLDTLVPAKFEFIVRRKGFHKVMEGIHKAIELGYNPVKVNCVVMRGLNEDELLDFAALTEGLPLDVRFIEYMPFDGNKWNFKKMVSYKEMLDTVRQQWPELEKVPEEESSTAKAFKIPGFQGQISFITSMSEHFCGTCNRLRITADGNLKVCLFGNSEVSLRDHLRAGASEQELLRIIGAAVGRKKRQHAGMFSISQMKNRPMILIELFLMFHNSPPANPSIFSWDPLHFQGLRPRMSFSSQVATLWKGCRVPQTPPLAQQRLGSGFFQRHYTSRADSDANSKCLSPGSWASAAPSGPQLTSEQLTHVDSEGRAAMVDVGRKPDTERVAVASAVVLLGPVAFKLVQQNQLKKGDALVVAQLAGVQAAKVTSQLIPLCHHVALSHIQVQLELDSTRHAVKIQASCRARGPTGVEMEALTSAAVAALTLYDMCKAVSRDIVLEEIKLISKTGGQRGDFHRA; translated from the exons CCCAGCTCCAGCGGCTGGAAGGGCTGAGAACCATAGGTGTTACCACCAATGGCATCAACCTGGCCCGGCTACTGCCCCAGCTTCAGAAGGCTGGTCTCAGTGCCATCAACATCAGCCTGGACACCCTGGTGCCTGCCAAGTTTGAGTTCATTGTCCGCAGGAAAG GCTTCCACAAAGTCATGGAGGGCATCCACAAGGCCATCGAGCTGGGCTACAACCCTGTGAAG GTGAACTGTGTGGTGATGCGAGGCCTTAACGAGGATGAACTCCTGGACTTTGCGGCCTTGACTGAGGGCCTCCCCCTGGATGTGCGCTTCATAGAGTATATGCCCTTTGATG GCAACAAGTGGAACTTCAAGAAGATGGTCAGCTATAAGGAGATGCTAGACACTGTCCGGCAGCAGTGGCCAGAGCTGGAGAAGGTGCCAGAGGAGGAATCCAGCACAGCCAAG GCCTTTAAAATCCCTGGCTTCCAAGGCCAGATCAGCTTCATCACATCCATGTCTGAGCATTTCTGTGGGACCTGCAACCGCCTGCGAATCACGGCTGATGGGAACCTCAAG GTCTGCCTCTTTGGAAACTCTGAGGTATCCCTGCGGGATCACCTGCGAGCTGGGGCCTCTGAGCAGGAGCTGCTGAGAATCATTGGGGCTGCTGTGGGCAGGAAGAAGCGGCAGCATGCAG GCATGTTCAGTATTTCCCAGATGAAGAACCGGCCCATGATCCTCATCG AGTTATTTTTGATGTTCCACAATTCCCCACCAGCCAATCCAAGCATTTTCTCCTGGGACCCCCTCCATTTTCAGGGTCTAAGACCCAGAATGAGTTTCTCCAGCCAGGTGGCCACTTTATGGAAAGGATGCAGGGTCCCCCAGACCCCTCCTCTAGCCCAGCAGCGGCtggggtctggcttctttcagagACACTACACTTCCCGTGCAGACTCAGATGCCAACTCAAAGTGCCTTAGCCCAGGTTCCTGGGCTTCTGCTGCCCCCTCAGGACCCCAGCTAACCTCAGAACAACTAACTCATGTGGACTCGGAAGGACGGGCAGCTATGGTAGATGTGGGcaggaagccagacacagagcGGGTGGCTGTGGCTTCAGCCGTGGTCCTCCTGGGACCTGTAGCCTTCAAGCTTGTCCAGCAGAACCAGCTCAAGAAAGGAGATGCCCTAGTGGTGGCCCAGCTGGCTGGAGTCCAGGCAGCCAAGGTGACCAGCCAGCTGATCCCTCTGTGCCACCACGTGGCCCTGAGCCACATCCAGGTGCAGCTGGAGCTGGACAGCACACGCCATGCCGTGAAGATCCAGGCATCTTGCCGGGCTCGGGGCCCCACCGGGGTGGAGATGGAGGCCCTGACCTCTGCTGCAGTGGCCGCCCTCACCCTGTATGACATGTGCAAGGCTGTCAGCAGGGACATCGTGTTGGAGGAGATCAAGCTCATTAGCAAGACTGGTGGTCAGCGGGGGGACTTCCATCGGGCTTAG